In Procambarus clarkii isolate CNS0578487 chromosome 58, FALCON_Pclarkii_2.0, whole genome shotgun sequence, one genomic interval encodes:
- the LOC138353509 gene encoding piggyBac transposable element-derived protein 4-like: MASTSRPSVRPRSVHRAEQSLTEDEIANELFKDVDESDIDDSDIDEDYTQPEEIETTDSEGEHVGATRVRMPHELPTTTRHHSAPPRAQARRSSVPLYVCDMIDESETGESFSGFSDEESENSFTPAASASTSFAASAARPAKRRRMEQYGDNEEQIPSCSKSFSSSTLPAPTVAMPASDPGPRIPRRGAAHGSRKAAGYWSKDNAVPTPLFGKYMSRDRFLLILRCLHFANNADERQNDRLWRVRHVLNGLIGKFRDYYVPARKVVIDESLVLFKGCAAFKQYIPSKRHRFGLKFFVLCD; the protein is encoded by the exons ATGGCGAGCACATCACGACCCAGTGTGCGACCTCGCTCAGTGCACCGCGCCGAGCAGTCTTTGACTGAAGACGAAATTGCAAATGAATTGTTCAAGGACGTTGACGAATCTGATATTGACGACTCGGATATAGATGAAGATTATACACAGCCTGAAGAAATAGAAACAACGGATAGTGAGGGTGAACATGTTGGTGCCACGAGGGTGAGGATGCCACACGAGTTACCCACTACTACTCGACACCACTCGGCACCACCTCGCGCCCAAGCACGTCGTTCATCTGTTCCATTGTACGTTTGTGATATGATCGACGAGTCTGAAACAGGTGAATCTTTCTCAGGTTTTAGTGATGAAGAATCGGAGAATAGTTTTACCCCGGCTGCTAGTGCCAGTACAAGTTTCGCCGCATCAGctgctcgcccagccaagcgccgccgcatggaacaatatggcgacaatgaggaacaaatTCCCTCATGTTCCAAATCTTTTTCCTCATCTACCCTTCCTGCCCCTACTGTTGCAATGCCTGCTTCAGATCCTGGTCCCCggattcctcgccgtggtgcagctcatggctctcggaaggcagcag gttattggagcaaagacaacgctgttccaacaccattgttcgggaaatatatgtcccgagacagatttctgttgatcctacggtgccttcattttgcaaataatgcaGACGAGAGACAGAATGATAGGCTTTGGAGGGTGAGGCACGTGCTAAATGGCCTGATTGGAAAGTTCCGAGATTACTACGTACCAGCTCGAAAGGTGGttattgatgaatcccttgtgcttttcaaaggatgtgctgccttcaagcagtatattccctcaaaacgtcaccgatttggactgaaattctttgtgctctgtgactga